In the genome of Rhodamnia argentea isolate NSW1041297 chromosome 3, ASM2092103v1, whole genome shotgun sequence, one region contains:
- the LOC115754681 gene encoding probable polygalacturonase, translated as MPRPSASAFVLLVAVAALLAGVSVAAEEEVVTCSGMVPMSDRVGRISIADFGGVGDGRTLNTKAFREAVYRIRHLHRPGGTLLYVPPGVYLTESFNLTSHMTLYLAKGAVIKATQDTSNWPLIAPLPSYGRGRERPGGRYMSFIHGDGLQDVIITGENGTIDGQGDVWWNMWRQRTLSFTRPNLIELVNSRDIIISNVVFQNSPFWNIHPVYCSNVVVRYVTILAPLDSPNTDGIDPDSSSNVCIEDSYISVGDDLVSVKSGWDEYGIAYGRPSSNITIRRLTGSSPFGGIAIGSETSGGVENVLAENINLYKVGVGIHVKTNTGRGGFIRNITFSDVYVETARKGIKISGDVGDHPDDKYDPNALPVVKGILIKGVWGTNVQQAGLIRGIKDSPFTGVCLSNINLRGKPGPREAPWLCSDVSGAAFKVSPSPCSELTSVSQSVSCATYS; from the exons ATGCCGCGGCCGTCGGCCTCGGCCTTCGTCCTGCTCGTCGCCGTCGCAGCGCTGCTGGCCGGCGTCTCGGTGGCTGCGGAGGAGGAGGTCGTCACGTGCTCCGGCATGGTTCCGATGAGCGACCGCGTGGGCAGGATCTCCATTGCGGACTTCGGCGGCGTCGGCGACGGGCGGACGCTGAACACCAAGGCGTTCAGGGAGGCCGTGTACCGGATTCGGCACCTGCACCGGCCCGGCGGCACGCTGCTCTACGTGCCTCCCGGGGTGTACTTGACGGAGAGCTTCAACCTCACGAGCCACATGACGCTTTACTTGGCCAAAGGCGCTGTCATCAAAGCCACTCAG GATACCTCAAATTGGCCACTAATTGCGCCATTGCCGTCTTATGGAAGAGGCAGGGAGCGCCCTGGAGGAAGATATATGAGCTTCATTCATGGAGATGGCCTTCAAGACGTGATAATCACTG GTGAGAACGGGACAATAGATGGCCAAGGAGATGTCTGGTGGAACATGTGGAGGCAGAGAACTCTCAGTTTTACCAGACCAAATCTTATCGAACTGGTTAATTCCAGAGACATCATAATCTCCAATGTGGTTTTCCAGAACTCTCCATTTTGGAATATCCATCCTGTTTATTGTAG CAATGTGGTTGTCCGTTATGTGACCATATTAGCTCCATTGGACTCTCCCAACACAGATGGAATCGATCCAG ATTCAAGCTCAAATGTCTGCATAGAGGATTCGTACATTTCTGTTGGAGATGATCTTGTCTCGGTGAAAAGTGGGTGGGATGAGTATGGTATTGCCTATGGTCGCCCAAGCTCGAATATCACCATCCGCAGATTAACAGGATCATCCCCATTCGGTGGTATTGCAATAGGAAGTGAAACCTCTGGTGGGGTAGAGAATGTCCTGGCTGAAAACATCAACTTGTACAAAGTGGGTGTTGGAATCCATGTAAAAACAAATACTGGCAGAGGGGGTTTCATAAGAAACATAACCTTCTCCGATGTATACGTGGAGACCGCAAGAAAGGGGATAAAGATTTCAGGCGACGTTGGAGATCATCCTGACGACAAGTACGACCCAAATGCTCTTCCGGTTGTGAAAGGCATCTTGATAAAGGGCGTGTGGGGAACAAATGTTCAACAGGCGGGTCTTATACGAGGCATAAAGGACTCCCCTTTCACCGGTGTGTGCCTTTCTAATATCAACCTCCGTGGCAAGCCAGGGCCGAGAGAAGCTCCTTGGTTGTGCTCGGACGTGAGCGGGGCCGCTTTCAAGGTGAGCCCATCCCCCTGTTCGGAGCTGACTAGTGTCTCCCAAAGTGTTTCGTGTGCTACCTACTCCTGA
- the LOC115754678 gene encoding transcription factor TRY-like yields MDERRRSRKQQKRASASTEEVSSIEWEAVKMTEQEEDLIYRMYRLVGNRWDLIAGRIPGRKPEEVERFWTVRHGDTFAGKRNEHDDDDGQRS; encoded by the exons ATGGACGAGAGGCGACGCAGTCGCAAACAGCAGAAAAGGGCGAGCGCCAGCACGGAAG AAGTGAGTAGCATCGAGTGGGAGGCCGTAAAGATGACCGAGCAAGAAGAGGATCTAATCTACAGGATGTACAGGCTTGTCGGAAACAG GTGGGATTTGATAGCTGGTCGGATTCCGGGGCGGAAGCCAGAAGAAGTCGAAAGGTTTTGGACAGTGAGACATGGAGATACTTTTGCTGGTAAGAGGAATGagcatgatgatgatgacggcCAGCGCTCgtga